Proteins co-encoded in one Homoserinimonas aerilata genomic window:
- the fliS gene encoding flagellar export chaperone FliS, producing MTMTMPEHATGEVQPLTTGREAMSAMGQSSPAADARRAAFNRDAILSASPARLLTMLYDRLLLDLGRAEIAQDVEDWQSASKHLLHAQDIVAELTSSLKIDDWDGAHDLLGIYTFVNRALIYSNTRRDVDSTRVCISLLEPLRQTWHAAAEMVPVTAPITHLGGTLGVA from the coding sequence ATGACCATGACGATGCCCGAGCACGCCACCGGAGAGGTCCAGCCGCTCACGACAGGACGCGAAGCCATGAGCGCCATGGGGCAGAGCAGCCCTGCCGCCGACGCTCGCCGCGCAGCCTTCAACCGCGACGCCATCCTCTCGGCCTCGCCCGCCCGACTCCTCACCATGCTCTACGACAGGCTGCTGCTCGACCTCGGCCGCGCCGAGATCGCCCAGGACGTCGAAGACTGGCAGTCCGCCAGCAAGCACCTGCTGCACGCGCAGGACATCGTCGCCGAGCTCACCTCGTCACTCAAGATCGACGACTGGGACGGCGCGCACGACCTGCTCGGCATCTACACCTTCGTCAACCGCGCGCTCATCTACTCGAACACGCGCCGCGACGTCGACAGCACCCGGGTCTGCATCTCGCTGCTCGAACCGCTGCGCCAGACCTGGCACGCCGCCGCCGAGATGGTGCCCGTCACGGCGCCCATCACGCACCTCGGCGGAACGCTCGGCGTGGCCTGA
- the fliD gene encoding flagellar filament capping protein FliD, with the protein MGITLPGLASGLNSADLIASFMQLEAIPQTLLKNKATVTSSTVTVLQALNTRIASLAELAKTAAKPAALDLHKATSSTDAVTASVGTGASAGSLEFTVDALAQSQSAVTAALTEWPSTGPITIVGADGTQTELSPASASLDDVVRAINASDAGVKAVKVASGADGNGDPLFRLQLTSATTGADAAFSIYQGSAAEVDGGTATDLLAAPGAAMVKQAQDAKITLWGGTGAEQSVTSTSNTFTALLPGVDVNVTKTSTDPVTIEVARDSEAATKVAKDLVASLTDIFIFIDSRSKVTTAGSGSDSTAKGGIFTGDSTVRGAKQALLSAITMPINGHSPSEIGISITKTGTIEFDAEKFAAALASDPAKVETAMAGLADRVATTATAQSDKYDGLLTSKINGQEKLVSTYNDQIEAWDLRLEKRQSTLERTYAALEVRMGAFNSQSAWLTSQIASLPTYGGNTK; encoded by the coding sequence ATGGGCATCACCCTCCCGGGCCTCGCCAGCGGCCTCAACAGCGCCGACCTCATCGCCTCCTTCATGCAGCTTGAGGCGATCCCGCAGACCCTGCTCAAGAACAAGGCGACCGTCACCAGCAGCACCGTCACCGTGCTGCAGGCGCTCAACACCCGCATCGCCTCCCTCGCCGAGCTGGCCAAGACGGCGGCGAAGCCCGCAGCCCTCGACCTGCACAAGGCCACCAGCAGCACGGATGCCGTCACCGCATCCGTCGGCACGGGAGCCTCGGCCGGGTCGCTCGAATTCACGGTCGACGCCCTCGCCCAGTCGCAGTCGGCCGTCACCGCCGCACTGACCGAATGGCCGAGCACCGGGCCGATCACCATCGTGGGCGCCGACGGCACCCAGACCGAACTGAGCCCCGCATCCGCCTCGCTCGACGACGTCGTGCGGGCCATCAACGCCTCGGATGCCGGGGTGAAGGCCGTGAAGGTCGCCTCGGGTGCCGATGGCAACGGCGACCCGCTCTTCAGGCTGCAGCTCACCTCCGCCACGACCGGCGCAGACGCTGCCTTCAGCATCTACCAGGGCAGCGCAGCCGAGGTCGACGGCGGCACCGCCACCGATCTGCTCGCCGCCCCCGGCGCCGCAATGGTGAAGCAGGCGCAGGACGCCAAGATCACCCTGTGGGGAGGAACCGGCGCTGAGCAGAGCGTCACCTCGACAAGCAACACCTTCACGGCGCTGCTGCCCGGAGTCGACGTGAACGTCACGAAGACCAGCACCGATCCGGTCACGATCGAGGTGGCCCGCGACAGTGAAGCCGCCACGAAGGTCGCGAAGGACCTCGTGGCCTCGCTCACCGACATCTTCATCTTCATCGACAGTCGCTCGAAGGTGACCACCGCTGGCAGCGGAAGCGATTCGACCGCCAAGGGCGGCATCTTCACGGGCGACAGCACCGTGCGGGGAGCCAAGCAGGCGCTGCTCTCCGCCATCACCATGCCGATCAACGGCCACTCGCCGTCTGAGATCGGCATCAGCATCACCAAGACGGGCACGATCGAATTCGACGCCGAGAAGTTCGCGGCCGCGCTCGCATCCGACCCGGCCAAGGTCGAAACGGCCATGGCCGGCCTCGCCGACCGCGTCGCAACCACCGCCACCGCGCAGTCCGACAAATACGACGGCCTCCTGACATCCAAGATCAATGGTCAGGAAAAGCTCGTCAGCACATACAACGACCAGATCGAAGCGTGGGACCTGCGCCTCGAGAAGCGGCAGAGCACCCTCGAGCGCACCTATGCCGCCCTCGAAGTGCGCATGGGCGCCTTCAACTCGCAGTCCGCCTGGCTCACCTCGCAGATCGCCTCACTCCCGACGTACGGAGGTAACACGAAATGA
- a CDS encoding flagellin, translating into MGMQINTNVAALNSYRNLSNTQNDLSKSLEKLSSGLRINRAADDAAGLAISEGLRSQVSGSKIAARNAQDGISVIQTAEGALTEVHSILQRMRDLAVQGGNDSNNTDSRLAIKGEADQLGQELNRIVGATNFNGIKLLDGTAGTAGVLSFQVGAGATANDVISVTLGNVGTTLGTLSDAAAAGGFLVSTAAEATTTIGTIDTAIKAISTSRASLGAVQNRFESTINSLNVSAENLAAAESRIRDTDMASEMVNYTRANILSQAGTAMLAQANQSNQGVLQLLG; encoded by the coding sequence ATGGGTATGCAGATCAACACCAACGTTGCGGCGCTCAACTCGTACCGCAACCTGTCCAACACGCAGAACGACCTGTCGAAGTCGCTTGAGAAGCTCTCGAGCGGCCTCCGCATCAACCGTGCAGCGGATGACGCAGCAGGTCTGGCAATCTCCGAGGGCCTGCGCTCGCAGGTCAGCGGCTCCAAGATCGCGGCTCGCAACGCCCAGGACGGCATCTCGGTCATCCAGACCGCGGAAGGCGCCCTGACCGAGGTCCACTCCATCCTCCAGCGCATGCGTGACCTCGCGGTGCAGGGTGGTAACGACTCCAACAACACCGACTCGCGTCTCGCGATCAAGGGTGAGGCCGACCAGCTGGGCCAGGAGCTCAACCGCATCGTCGGTGCCACGAACTTCAACGGCATCAAGCTGCTGGACGGTACAGCCGGTACTGCTGGCGTTCTGTCGTTCCAGGTCGGTGCAGGTGCCACCGCGAACGACGTGATCTCGGTCACCCTCGGCAATGTTGGAACGACCCTTGGAACGCTCTCCGACGCCGCCGCGGCCGGGGGCTTCCTCGTCTCGACTGCGGCCGAGGCAACAACGACGATCGGAACGATCGACACCGCCATCAAGGCGATCTCGACGTCTCGTGCCAGCCTTGGTGCCGTGCAGAACCGCTTCGAGTCGACGATCAACTCGCTCAACGTCTCGGCGGAGAACCTCGCCGCGGCCGAGTCGCGTATCCGCGACACGGACATGGCGTCGGAGATGGTCAACTACACGCGTGCGAACATCCTGTCGCAGGCCGGTACCGCCATGCTCGCGCAGGCGAACCAGTCCAACCAGGGCGTTCTCCAGCTCCTCGGCTAG
- a CDS encoding flagellar basal body rod protein FlgB, with product MFDSVTSVAMGSALDGLSARQRAIANNIANVNTPDYKAKRVLFEDALARSVKAGDGAVTATTADSLEPTQLNGNNVNLDTETLSNIDTVLRYQFAARSIEGQFTSIRSAIRTS from the coding sequence GTGTTCGATTCGGTGACCTCCGTCGCGATGGGCAGCGCCCTCGACGGACTCTCGGCGCGCCAGCGCGCCATCGCCAACAACATCGCCAACGTCAACACCCCCGACTACAAGGCCAAGCGGGTGCTGTTCGAAGACGCCCTCGCGCGCTCAGTGAAAGCAGGCGACGGGGCGGTCACCGCCACCACCGCAGACTCGCTCGAGCCAACACAGCTCAACGGCAACAACGTGAACCTCGACACCGAGACCCTCTCCAACATCGACACCGTGCTGCGGTACCAGTTCGCCGCGCGCTCCATCGAAGGACAGTTCACGAGCATCAGGTCGGCCATCAGGACCAGCTAG
- a CDS encoding sigma-70 family RNA polymerase sigma factor — MNRIERNQLVIDNLPLVGYLVSELCARATHLSRDDLASVGAIGLITAAESFDSSLGIPFGAFARKRITGAFADELRAGDWASRGTRKRIKETLLVQDSLTASLGRSPSVDEIAAALGVDRDTAAEAMADASRTVTTLDDMTADTMIADTALPEESLLEEERTAYLRAAVEALPEKMRHIVTAVYFDDRPVKEIAEELGITHSAVSQQRSEAIRLLRDGLGTHYSDNPDAEYEAESRVSAASRNAYLARLANQAVAGMSRMVAGPIGLNNTVAS; from the coding sequence TTGAACCGCATTGAAAGAAACCAGTTGGTGATCGACAACCTGCCACTGGTGGGTTACCTGGTGTCGGAGCTGTGCGCTCGCGCCACTCATCTGTCGAGAGACGATCTCGCCTCTGTCGGCGCCATCGGCCTCATCACCGCGGCCGAGTCGTTCGACTCGAGCCTCGGCATCCCCTTCGGCGCCTTCGCCCGCAAGCGCATCACCGGCGCCTTCGCCGACGAGCTGCGCGCAGGCGACTGGGCCAGCCGCGGCACCCGCAAGCGCATCAAGGAGACCCTGCTCGTGCAGGACTCGCTCACCGCGAGCCTCGGCCGCAGCCCCTCGGTCGACGAGATCGCGGCGGCCCTCGGCGTCGACCGCGACACAGCGGCAGAAGCGATGGCGGATGCCTCGCGCACCGTGACCACGCTCGACGACATGACCGCAGACACCATGATCGCCGACACGGCGCTTCCGGAGGAGAGCCTCCTGGAGGAGGAGCGCACCGCCTACCTGCGTGCCGCCGTCGAGGCGCTTCCGGAGAAGATGCGCCACATCGTCACCGCCGTCTACTTCGACGACCGGCCGGTGAAGGAGATCGCCGAGGAGCTGGGCATCACCCACTCGGCCGTCTCCCAGCAGCGTTCGGAGGCCATCCGTCTGCTGCGTGACGGCCTCGGCACCCACTACTCCGACAACCCCGACGCCGAATACGAGGCGGAGTCGAGGGTGTCAGCCGCCAGCCGCAACGCCTACCTCGCACGTCTCGCGAACCAGGCGGTTGCCGGGATGAGCAGAATGGTCGCGGGGCCGATCGGGCTGAACAACACGGTCGCCTCGTAG